The proteins below are encoded in one region of Stigmatopora argus isolate UIUO_Sarg chromosome 2, RoL_Sarg_1.0, whole genome shotgun sequence:
- the tlnrd1 gene encoding talin rod domain-containing protein 1 produces the protein MASGGSGKSASEGYTSPLSGSFQQRKHLSSICDTCKGKMQLVADLLLLSSETRPVMTSEGVAMADTFDQCRDTVIARTKELSILTHDIQSQLNMGRFTEVGGRLLEMADLVVSLTECSAHAAYLAAVETTGSQPCLLGLVDRYKVTRCRHEVEQSCSVLRITPLPDLTPQLLLELSQNISTNLKTLTDISSQATERSRDRFGKEQFKLSVKSMSTSGTAFLACVKEVKTQPSELSRNRCILFSTALVQAVNALVGFATEPQFLGRAASISTEGKGVQTAVLGGAMSVVSACVLLTQGLRDVAQHPESSSKMADYRERLRNSASAVSDGCTLLTQALRARSSPRTLPPVNSHFVT, from the coding sequence ATGGCTAGCGGTGGCTCTGGCAAATCGGCTAGTGAAGGATACACCAGTCCGCTGAGTGGCAGTTTTCAGCAGAGAAAGCATCTTTCGTCCATCTGTGACACATGTAAGGGCAAGATGCAGCTGGTGGCTGACCTTCTCCTGCTGTCCAGCGAAACCAGACCAGTCATGACTTCTGAGGGTGTGGCAATGGCCGACACTTTTGACCAGTGTCGTGACACTGTTATTGCACGGACTAAAGAGCTCTCTATCCTCACCCATGACATACAAAGCCAACTCAACATGGGCAGATTCACAGAGGTGGGGGGCCGCCTGTTAGAAATGGCTGATCTCGTTGTTTCTTTGACTGAGTGCTCTGCCCACGCCGCGTACCTGGCCGCAGTAGAGACCACTGGCTCGCAGCCTTGCTTGCTTGGTCTTGTGGACCGTTACAAGGTGACCCGTTGTCGCCACGAGGTTGAACAAAGCTGCAGTGTTCTCCGTATCACTCCCCTGCCTGACCTTACTCCCCAACTTCTCCTTGAGCTCTCCCAGAACATCTCCACTAACCTCAAGACTCTCACAGACATCTCATCGCAGGCAACCGAAAGATCCAGAGATCGCTTTGGAAAAGAGCAGTTCAAACTGAGTGTCAAGAGCATGAGCACTAGCGGCACTGCCTTCCTGGCTTGTGTGAAAGAAGTCAAAACTCAGCCCAGCGAGCTATCGAGGAATCGTTGCATCCTCTTCAGCACCGCTCTGGTGCAAGCTGTCAATGCGCTGGTCGGCTTTGCCACAGAACCCCAGTTCCTGGGGAGAGCTGCAAGTATCTCCACTGAAGGGAAGGGAGTACAGACTGCAGTTTTAGGGGGCGCCATGAGTGTGGTTTCGGCCTGTGTCCTCCTCACCCAAGGTCTTAGGGATGTTGCCCAGCACCCAGAAAGCAgctccaaaatggctgactacCGCGAACGCCTGCGAAACTCGGCGTCTGCTGTGTCTGATGGCTGTACCCTGCTCACACAGGCACTCAGAGCGCGCTCGTCTCCTAGGACTCTGCCACCAGTCAACTCTCATTTTGTGACTTAG